The Halarsenatibacter silvermanii genome has a window encoding:
- a CDS encoding thioredoxin family protein — MIEVTKDNYKDEIGGGQAVLNFFLEGCRPCEELLKTLWELDEIVNVYRIDVLEALVLARDFGIKEVPALILYENGEYIRKISGSKLGHLEKEAIIEKLEI; from the coding sequence ATGATAGAGGTAACTAAGGATAATTATAAAGACGAGATAGGCGGGGGACAGGCGGTTTTGAACTTTTTTCTGGAGGGCTGTCGGCCCTGCGAGGAACTTTTAAAAACCCTCTGGGAACTCGATGAGATAGTAAATGTTTACCGGATCGATGTTTTAGAGGCGCTGGTTTTGGCTCGCGATTTCGGAATTAAAGAAGTGCCGGCTTTAATTTTATACGAGAACGGAGAATATATCAGAAAGATAAGCGGATCTAAGCTGGGGCATTTAGAAAAAGAGGCGATAATTGAGAAGTTAGAAATATAA
- a CDS encoding replicative DNA helicase, with translation MKNKELELGLMNSIIQRPAVLDDMAEGLHEELFTDRFARDLYNISIQDYNSEGKVSRSKIMMFVRDKYPARADELLSSVYAMPGEVEKMADELKNYYNQRILHKTYKESYKYVQDHDLGVNKRNSNVQDAIMAVTNQFLDEGKMIYNAEEVAISCLKNLHERQEGKTQERLRTGMKDLDGFLAGGFKRQNLSVLAGGTSMGKTAFALNVVRNILSATDHPVFFVSMEMAKEELMDRLLVQKAKVNADDYNAINEDNKNPLPDNMRESIEVARNWVHNKDFLITDQRGIEVRNIKTLCRQAHNKFENGLGFVVIDYLSEINLDDGGNKNTAKIFGDAVRELRNMSKELNCHVLLLHQISREYQKRQNNRPKKSDLRDSGEIEEKADVVMFVHRPAYFKFQQSEEDEPVVQKDAEIIVAKQRGGKVGSLKFVWYPEIQYFQSGVDFGINGEINYLSKKIRKAGG, from the coding sequence ATGAAAAACAAAGAACTGGAATTAGGTCTGATGAACTCGATAATACAGCGGCCGGCGGTGCTTGACGATATGGCCGAGGGTCTGCACGAAGAATTATTTACAGACCGGTTTGCCCGGGATCTATACAATATATCGATCCAGGATTATAACAGCGAGGGTAAAGTATCGCGCAGCAAGATTATGATGTTCGTACGGGATAAGTATCCGGCCCGGGCCGACGAACTTCTCTCCAGCGTATATGCTATGCCGGGCGAAGTAGAGAAAATGGCCGACGAGCTTAAAAATTATTATAACCAGCGTATTTTGCATAAAACCTATAAGGAATCTTATAAGTATGTGCAGGATCACGATCTCGGTGTTAACAAGCGCAATTCGAATGTGCAGGACGCTATAATGGCGGTTACAAACCAGTTTTTGGACGAGGGGAAGATGATTTATAACGCGGAAGAAGTGGCAATTTCCTGCTTAAAAAATCTTCACGAAAGACAGGAAGGTAAAACCCAGGAAAGACTTAGAACCGGCATGAAGGACCTGGATGGATTTTTAGCGGGCGGTTTTAAACGACAGAACCTATCAGTTTTGGCGGGCGGGACAAGTATGGGTAAGACGGCGTTCGCTTTAAATGTGGTGAGAAATATTTTATCAGCTACCGATCACCCGGTCTTTTTCGTATCGATGGAGATGGCAAAAGAAGAATTAATGGACAGACTTTTGGTGCAAAAAGCTAAGGTCAACGCGGATGATTATAACGCGATTAATGAAGATAATAAAAACCCGCTGCCAGATAATATGCGGGAAAGTATAGAGGTCGCGCGAAACTGGGTGCATAATAAAGATTTTTTAATCACCGATCAGCGCGGTATTGAAGTCCGGAATATTAAAACTTTATGCAGACAGGCTCACAACAAGTTCGAAAACGGCTTAGGTTTTGTGGTGATCGATTATCTCTCCGAGATTAATCTGGACGATGGGGGCAATAAAAACACAGCGAAAATTTTTGGGGACGCCGTAAGGGAACTCAGGAATATGTCGAAAGAATTAAACTGCCATGTTTTGTTATTACACCAGATTTCCAGGGAGTATCAAAAACGACAAAATAACCGGCCAAAAAAATCAGATTTAAGAGATTCCGGCGAGATTGAGGAAAAAGCCGATGTAGTTATGTTCGTTCACCGGCCGGCGTATTTTAAATTTCAGCAGTCCGAGGAGGATGAACCGGTGGTACAAAAGGACGCCGAGATTATAGTGGCGAAACAAAGAGGCGGCAAAGTGGGTTCGCTTAAATTTGTCTGGTACCCCGAGATTCAATACTTCCAGAGCGGGGTCGATTTTGGAATCAACGGCGAGATTAACTATCTCTCCAAAAAAATAAGGAAGGCAGGCGGTTAA
- the nrdD gene encoding DUF2493 domain-containing protein: MTKTRCEVYTRVVGYLSPVSQFNEGKVEEWKDRVDYDRDGGVMLSDISDLKNGQKNIVGITGTRSFNDYDRFKEVMDGFKIDKIVSGGAKGTDKMAERYAVENGIEFEEFLPEWNKYGKAAGPIRNIKIVAASEIILAFHDGKSRGTQSTIDIAYKAGKTIKIFDISVVSRDV; encoded by the coding sequence ATGACAAAAACAAGATGTGAGGTTTACACTCGGGTTGTTGGATATTTAAGCCCGGTAAGTCAGTTTAACGAAGGTAAAGTCGAGGAGTGGAAAGACCGGGTGGATTATGACAGGGACGGCGGCGTGATGTTATCCGATATTAGCGATTTGAAAAACGGGCAGAAAAATATTGTAGGGATAACAGGCACCCGATCTTTTAACGATTATGACAGGTTTAAAGAGGTTATGGACGGGTTTAAAATCGACAAAATAGTTAGCGGCGGGGCTAAAGGGACAGATAAAATGGCCGAGAGATACGCGGTAGAAAACGGTATCGAGTTCGAGGAATTTCTGCCCGAGTGGAATAAGTACGGCAAGGCGGCCGGGCCGATACGAAATATAAAAATAGTCGCGGCCTCCGAGATAATTTTGGCCTTCCACGACGGCAAAAGTCGGGGGACGCAGTCGACGATTGACATCGCTTATAAAGCCGGAAAAACAATAAAAATATTTGATATAAGCGTGGTGAGCCGCGATGTTTAG
- a CDS encoding site-specific DNA-methyltransferase — protein sequence MIEIHSDVELVRIEALISYINNPKEHPMKQIEKIASSIKHYGFTQPVVIAEDNEIIIGHGRVQAAKKLGLEEVPAIKRDDLSEAEIRALRIADNKVAESEWNMEQLSEELELLEMDDIPLEDVGFSEEDIEEFDFGGGQEVVEDDFNEEVDKDEPAITEKGDVIELGRHRLMCGDSTEEDEVEKLMNGNKANMVFTDPPYNVNYGNIKHEKFKMRSIENDNMSYEEFKNFCKGFINNIKKFTDGCLYVCHAPNQDGRILGRELDKEFHPSTTIIWYKDVFTLGRGKYQNKYEPIWFGWVKDGTNFVKDRDLTNVWEIERPKSSKEHPTMKPIELVATAINHASNKGQVVLDLFGGSGSTLIAAEQLNRTCYMMELDEHYCDVIIRRYIAYRASQFQEVNIKVNDEQVDTDLYEGAVA from the coding sequence ATGATTGAAATACACTCTGATGTAGAGCTCGTAAGAATCGAAGCTTTAATTTCATATATAAACAATCCTAAAGAGCATCCGATGAAACAGATTGAAAAGATAGCAAGCAGTATAAAGCATTATGGTTTTACTCAGCCCGTGGTTATAGCAGAGGATAATGAAATTATTATAGGACATGGACGCGTGCAGGCCGCGAAGAAGTTAGGGCTGGAGGAAGTGCCGGCTATAAAACGCGATGATCTATCGGAGGCAGAGATAAGGGCCTTACGCATAGCAGACAATAAGGTGGCCGAGAGCGAATGGAATATGGAGCAGTTATCAGAAGAACTGGAATTACTTGAGATGGATGATATACCGCTGGAAGATGTTGGGTTTAGCGAAGAAGATATTGAAGAATTTGATTTTGGTGGCGGGCAGGAAGTAGTCGAAGATGACTTTAATGAGGAAGTGGATAAAGATGAGCCTGCTATAACCGAGAAAGGCGATGTAATAGAGCTAGGCAGACATAGATTAATGTGCGGGGATAGTACCGAGGAAGATGAAGTTGAAAAATTAATGAACGGGAATAAAGCGAATATGGTATTTACAGACCCGCCTTATAATGTTAATTATGGAAATATTAAACACGAAAAATTCAAAATGCGTAGTATAGAAAATGACAATATGAGTTATGAAGAATTCAAAAACTTTTGCAAAGGATTCATAAATAATATTAAAAAATTCACTGATGGATGTTTATATGTTTGCCACGCCCCCAACCAAGATGGAAGGATTTTGGGCCGGGAGTTAGATAAAGAGTTTCATCCTAGCACCACTATAATATGGTATAAGGATGTATTTACTTTAGGAAGAGGTAAATATCAAAATAAATATGAACCTATCTGGTTTGGTTGGGTTAAAGATGGCACTAACTTTGTAAAGGATAGAGATTTAACTAATGTTTGGGAAATAGAAAGACCAAAATCTAGTAAAGAACACCCAACAATGAAACCAATTGAATTAGTTGCGACAGCTATAAATCACGCCTCAAATAAAGGGCAGGTTGTTTTAGATTTATTCGGTGGCAGCGGTTCAACACTAATAGCAGCAGAACAGTTAAATAGAACCTGCTATATGATGGAATTAGACGAACATTACTGCGATGTAATAATTCGTAGGTATATTGCCTACCGGGCCAGCCAGTTTCAAGAGGTAAATATTAAAGTCAACGATGAGCAGGTCGATACGGATCTATACGAGGGGGCGGTTGCATGA